The sequence CACTGACCAGTACACCGCCATAATTATTGGAAACCCCGATAAATTCAGCCAACCATTTCACGGTTTGCTTTTCGATTTCGGTGGCCATCGGGCTAAGGACTTGCGCCCCTACATTGGGATTCACACTAGCCGCCAGCAGGTCTGCCAGGGCACCAATAGGTGCTGCAGCTCCGGTGATGTAGCCCATGAATTTAGGGTGGCCATTATAGAGGGAATGGTTCACCACCAGGTCGGTGGCCCTGATGAGCAGCGCTTCGGGCGGCGATCCATTTTCGGGCAATGGACCAGTACCCAATACCTTTTGTAATTGTTCCGGCGTTTCACCTGGTGTTACCTGGAGTTCAGTGATCCGCCCCATAAAATCTGCCACCTGGTCCACCAGCTGGTACCCCATTTTCCGGAAATCCCCGGGACTGATATCAATGGGTGAAATCCGTTTTTTGTTCATGGTGCAGGTTATTTTATTTTATCAAACCGTAAATGTTGTATGCGGCCCGAATTCACTTCAAAGCCTTTGATAGTTTTATTACTATCCCGTATCATCTTCACATGATTGATCCACCAGTTTTCATTGGTCAAATGTTCTGTGCCGATTAGGTTGAGTCTGGCATCGTCATATTTTGCATTGGTGAGGTATAGATGGTGGTTCTTTAATATTATACTATAACTGCAATCCAGTTCTTTGCTATAATACTTTCCTGTATATGCCTTTAAAAATGCATCTGACCGAAGGGAATCAACAATATATTTTTTTACATGGTAGGTTTTTGAAGGAGTAAATACATCTGCCAGTGTATCCTTCCCCTTAATACTGAACCTGAATTTAATTTCAGGGGCAGCGGGTATTGAAAACGTATCCTTTTGTTCGGGGATCAAAAAATTGGTTTCATCAAAAACACGGTAATAAAGGCTATTGCCCTTTACATAAAAATTGAAAGGAAGTCCATCATTTCCAATATAATCACCCAGGAATTTCTTCCATACCGCAGGATTTTTCAATACGGCAGCAGCACTGTCCCGAGGTGCTTTTTTTTCCACTTTTTTTAGGGAACTATCTTTTATGAAAAGGTCAGCGATCGCATAAGCCATGCCACCCGGATCAAAGTCACCCAGGTTGCTGAATACCATGAAGGCCATTTTATTATCCGGGAAAACAGTGAGGTAGGTCCGGAATCCTGCATCTGCACCACCATGGGAAAATTCCCGCCATCCATTATGCTTACCTACCGCGATGCCGTTGGCATAATCGAGTAATTTTCCACTATTCAATTTCCCTTGATGGGTCAGCAAATCAATATCGCGCTGATCACCTGAATGGTGGGAATAAAAATTCATCGCCCACCGGCTCATATCATTGACCGTTGTGAAAAGGCTGGTTGCCCCGGCCACAGAATAACTTAAAATGGCATTGGAAAAATGCGCACTATCCTTCCGGTTATACGAATAAGCCCGCCCCCTTTCGATCTCGGAATTATCATCGTGGAAATGGGTGCTGGCCATACCCAATGGTTTAAAAATAGCTGAATCGGTAAACTGCCGCAGGGTTTGCCCGGTCACTGATTTAACAATCTCCGCCAGCATGGTAAACCCGCTGTTGGAATAACTGTATTCTTCCCCCGGTGTGAAATTTAAAGCGCGCTGCTGGCTTAATATCTTCACTACATGCGCCTGGGTAATAACATCATCTAACCTGGTTCCTGAAATGGCCAGTAACTGCCACTGATCACGGATGCCACTGGTATGGTTCAACAGGTGCTGTATCGTGATCTTATGTTTCAGGTCGGGAAACCAGGGCAGGTATTTGCGGACATCATCATCCAGCTTCAACTTACCCTGTTTGGCCAGTAAGATCATGGACCAGCCGGCAAATTGTTTGGAAATGGACGCCATATGAAACAATGTGCCCGGTGTGTTAAAAATCCCGTATTCCAGGTTTGCCTTTCCATAACCTTTAGCGAATATCAGGGAATCATTGCGGACGATACCAACGGCGCAACCCGGACTATTTCCAAGCGTCCATTTTCCGAATAAAGAATCAATTCTGTTGGTGATGGAGTCGGGAATGGCCTGCGCCGTTACCGTTTGTACATTCAACAATACCAAAAAACTTGCAAGTATTGGGGCAATGAATTTTTTATACATAAATCAGGCTGTCCTGAAAGATAAATAAAATGCACCACCTAATCATACCGCCGTGTATTTGTTCCGGTAACCAATTGGAGTCATCCGGTATAATTCCCGGATCGGCTTTCGCACTTGTTCAAACTGTTTTTTCGCGACTTCAATTTTTACCTGCTGGATGTATTCAGTTTTTTATCCTTTTATACTTCTCCACAATGATATGGTCGATGCCCAGTTTCTCCACTTTCTCCACGCCATTTTGAATCAGGGTATCGCCGGAAATCTTTACGACAAATTCAAACTTTCCACCCTCCCATTCTTTGGTGGTAAAATAATCCAGGTGTTCCGTATACACGCTATCTACCAGGGTATATGGCCCACCGCCACCAGAAAACGGAATGGCCGTTGAATCCTTTGCCCCGCTGATATCATGACTTAAGAAAGCAAAATGCGTGGGATTGATGATCTTGATCATCTTCAATTTCGGATTGAAAGTAGATGTAGTGGTATCACCCGATGTAGAGGTAGCCGAAATTAATTCCCAGGTGCCGATAATCGGCAGCTGGACTTTCTCAGATGGTTGTGAACAGGAAACAGCAACGAAGAGAACAGCCAGACATGCCATAAAAATTTTCATGCAAACATATTTTTGGGTGCCCGAATATACAGGATATTCATCCGATACACACCAAATCACCTTGGGGTAATTGGGTGTTCGGGGCGATCCATCCACCTACCTTAGGCGGACCCAAAAATTCCCCCTAACGGCTGGAGCAGCCGCATGCAATACAGTAAAGTACAAAGCTATTTAGGGCAACCTCGCTTCATCATATGAAACAGAAGTGCCTTCGTTGGCTAACCCGCCCCCTGCTATTGCTTTTACATGTGAAACAGCACTTCCCATGGCGCGATTAATAGCCGCAACTGAAGATCTTTTTTTAATTTTTTTATTAGCCGTTTTGTTTTCCAGGGGTTTAGTCTCTGTTTTTGTTTCTGTACGTTTAATTTCTTCGTTTTCCATGACGTGAATTTTAGTGCTAAAAGAAATAAAAAACAACACACATAAGTTACTAAAAAAAACCGGTTTCTGCGTTAAATGATTCACACTTTTTTGAAGTCCAGATTAGTTTAGCAAAGAATGCTGGTTTGAAGGACCGCCTGATTGAAATCACTGAACAACATGATTTACTGCTGCAATTTTTCTAATTTTTTCCGGGTTTCCGGATTGCCGGAAATTGACAAGGCTTTCTTATAAAAGTCAATGGCCATTTCCTTTGCACGCACTGCTTCATAATAATCGCCCATTGAATCATATACATTACCACTTTCAGGATAATTAGCAACATTCAGGCTGAAAAAACTCTCCGCCTTTTTATATTGCTTTAAGGCCAGGGCCTCGTAGCCGATGCTGTTGATCATCATTTCCGGTGGAGCCACCTTATACCCCATCTTTTGGGAAACTTTCGTGTAATGCCCGTCCAGCTTCCTGGAAAAAGCTGCCGTTGTATCTTCAAAATCTTTACCTGTTATCTTCATTGGATAAAAATCAAAGATGAAACGCAGCGCATCATATTCCGTGATCAGGGGTACGGAACAGTGCGAGTCTTCACTATAATATTTGCCCTTATATTTCAACCCGTTCTGTTTGTTCTGTTCAAAATAGCTGCTTAAATCAAGGATAGAACGGATATGTTTTGATGAGCCGGCGGTATCTTTCCTTATGTTCTTAATATCCATGCCATCATCCATCGTATTGGCAATGCCAAGATATAATGCTGTGTTGGGAAATTTTCTTTCCGCCAATACCTTTTTCGATTCCAGTAATAATTTCTGGTGATCCCACCACATACTTGGATCAATACATACATAGGAATTGAACAATTTGGTATAGTGGACGAAGGTATTCATCACGGTCAATCCACCAAAGGAGTGGCCAATCAGCATCCTATAGGGTTGTGTCGGATACTTACTTTCAATATATGGTATCAGCTCCTTTTCGATGAAGGCAATGAAATTCGAACCACCGCCGGAAGTTTTGGAAAAGGCGCTGTCCATATATGGCGGATCTGCGTCCACATGTGTTGGTGTAAGATCCCTGGTCCGGTCAGTATTGGGAATGCCTACAACAATCATTTCAGGGCAAATCATGTTGCCATTAACAGTGCTCAGTTGCTGGACCATGCCGACGACTGAAAAGAAATGCGCGTCACCATCCAACAGGTACAGGACGGGGTAACGCTGCGCAGCATACTGGCCAACCGGACCACCATCCGGCACATAGACCCAGATCTTTCTTTGCTCCTTGAGAATTTTAGATGAAACACTGTCAATTTTCCCTATTACAATGCTGTTACCAGATTGGGCGGAACCCATTGAACAGGCAAAGATTGTCCATAACAATAAGTGAACTTTTCTCATAACGCAATCTTTAATAGTCACAATAAACAACCAGTCTTGTTTGACTCAAATCTACGATTACTGCATCAAACTTAAACAGTGTCATATTGCCTGAAACACCAGTCGTTAAAGTATTCTTTACACAACAAACACAATCCATCAACAAACGCTGCCAAATAAATTTAATCGGGGAAATTTCTAACAATACCGGCCTATCCGTGTTCTATTTGGAAACATATTATTTATGAAAAAGATTGTACTGGGATTAGTGGGTATGGCTATTTTATCGTCAGCAATGGTGATGGCTACAGCGGTAAACAACATCAAAATAGATACGACTGCTGTTTATCCGCAAGCACTAAAAGATGTAGTTGATATTACTATTGGTTCGCCCGACCATACCACATTGGTGGCTGCTGTAAAAGCAGCGGGCCTGGTTGAAACCCTTAAAAGTGCAGGGCCATTTACCGTATTTGCTCCAACCAATGCGGCATTTAATGCATTGCCAAAAGGAACGGTTGAAGGCCTGCTAAAGCCAGAAAGCAAAAGCGCCCTTACTAATGTATTAACCTACCACGTGGTAGCAGGTGCTGTAAAAGCAGCCGACCTGAAAGATGGCCAGAAAATAAAGACCCTTCAAGGTGAAGAACTTACAGTTTCAATTAAAGGCGGGAAAGTAAAGATCAATGGAGCTACTGTATCAGCTGCTGATTTAACCGGAAGTAATGGTGTTGTACATGTGATCAATGCTGTGATGCTGCCGAAAAATTAATATTCATTTTGGCAAATAACAGCAGTTTAAAGGAGTAACTTTTGTTGCTCCTTTTATTATAATATCCCAGCCGGACGATTTGGATGTTATTCCCTGTCACCATCCCATCAATAATCGTAGGATAGGCAACACATCCTTTTTTGTTTCGTTGCGGCCACAAGAGTACCGGTATCGGGCAGTAAAAACCGGATTTCACTGCCCGGTAAAGAACGGTGATGCGGGTTATTTGAATAATATTTATTTCGCTAACAATGCAGTATCCACAGCCTGGAAAAAATGCGTCACTTTGCCATCCTTTAAGGTCCAGATATGCGCTGCATTTGCTTTAAATGGTTTGCCTGTGGCTTTATTCGTTCCCTGGTAATAACCGACCATGGCCACTTTATCCCCTTCGCCAAAAATGTCGGTAACAGCAATATTAAACCCATCAAAATACTCCCCGATTTTCATGAATACATTTGCAACCACCGCATCCGGGCCAATAAAAATACCATCGCCCTCTACAAATGGCATGCCCATGCATTCACGCCATTCAATAGTCGGATCATAAAGGGCTAAAACTGCCGGTACATTTCCAGTAGAAAAATTCGCATACATTTCCTTGATCAGGTCTGTGTTTTTCATTTTGTTTTTTTATATGGTAAAATGTTATAAATAACTCAGCCATTTCTTCTCAGGATGGCTGCTTTTGTAGATGTCGTACCATTTGCACGAGAGATACAATGCACTTACCAAGTTAATCCAAATGAGGTATACGAGAGGCAAATTAAATCCCTCCCCGGCCATTACAAACTTCCAGGGTGATCCGGCAATTCCCTTCAACCATCTGCAAAACTATGGCCGCGGGCAAAAAAGAGACTGGTGCTAAGGATACCTATCAGGTAAAAATGAAGTATGTAAAAAAACTTCGGCACCTTGCCATACAGGATGAAGATCTTTGCCAACCTGCCTTCTGTATTCTTTACGAGGTCCAGGAAGATGCAGCCAATCCTAATGGGGACTGCCATAAATAATAATGATGGCGGATACTTTTGCACTTTCATAAAAGATAAAAAAGTAAAAGCACTGCTCTTCTGCGTGGACCAGGAAAAGGATCTCCATAAATATTCGTGAAACGCAATGCCGCAAAAAACAGTAACAGGATCAAGTAATATGGGAGCCAGATCATCAGCCCGAGGATGGCCATACTAATACCAATGGCCCAAAGCGTCTGAAGTCAACCAATATCAACATAATCCCCGGGTAATTAAAAAACTGCTCAGTTCCCGGGTTGTTTTCCATTCATGCTGCAGCCAGGCAGAAATACCTGAAAGGAAAACAAAAATGGATACGCAGAGGTGGGTAATCCAGCGGGTTCCAAAGAGAATTGGTGAAGTTGTTTCCAGGTCCATGGAATCCAGCACCTGGGCAGGCGCATGAAAATAACTCCGGCAATGATCCAATGCCATAATGATTATGATGACGCCCCGTAATAAATTGATCGATGCCATGTGGACTTAGTTTTTTTCCTCAACAATCATGGCGATTTTATTGTCTACTGGTTCCACACTCAGCAGGTACCGGTAAATAGCTTTTATTTCTGTATCACTCATCCTGCCAAAGGGACCCCATGGCATAGGCGACTGGGGATACACTTTTCCTTTTCGGAAACGTTGCAGGAAAACCTCTTCGCTCCATCCGGTTAAATGGCCGGTCTTTTTATCCGGTGTAAGGTTAGGGGTATGAAAAGTAAATCCCTTCTCCTCCATCTGAAATCCACCTGAAAAATCCTTACCGATAAAAGCGCCTGTTTTCAGGTCACGGTTGGTGTGGCAGCCGCGGCAATTGGCAACACTGGTAGCCAGGTATTTACCGTATTCCACAGTAGAATCCGGTTGTATAGTTTGAAGCACTTCGCCATCCGGACCAACAGGTTTCAGGACAAATGCCTTGATCACTTTTCCAAGTAAATTATAGGCATGATCAGGTACTTTATGCTTAACCGGCTGCATGCTGCGCACATAAGAAATAATGGCCGTAAGATCTTCATCACTGGTATTATGGAAGGGCATGAAATTAAACATAGCACGGCCATCATACCCAACACCGTAGCGCAACGAACGAGCAATTTGCGCATCCGTAAGTTTGCCGATGCCCGTTTCATCATCAGACGTTATATTTCTTGGATAGATCTTTCCGATAGGCAGGTCAAAAACCTTTCCGCCGGTGAGTGCTACTTCCTGGCCCTTATCCACGAGGTCTTCTGTGCCGGCTGCCCCATGGCAATCGGCACAATGTGCAGGTCCATACACAAGGTATTTACCCCTTGCCAGAACAGCACTGTCCTTACTGGCCTTGATACCCGACGGGTAAGGTGCATCATATTTTAAATGTTGCCGCATTAAAACCGTAGCCGATAAAACAAGAATAAATAATAACAGGATTACACCTGCCCATTTAAATATTTTCTTTAACATGGCTGGACGCTATTATTAAGGATTCTACAATCTGGATAATAATTTCACATCCGGCATGCCAATTACCCTAATTTTTACAAGACTGATTGTAACACTGGTCGTGAAATTCAGAACTGGATTGTCCAATAATTTACAATATACCAGAGATCAAGGTCAGCAAGGCAGGATGAATGGAGCCTTAGACTGTCCGAAACAGTGGA comes from Flavihumibacter fluvii and encodes:
- a CDS encoding serine hydrolase domain-containing protein, giving the protein MYKKFIAPILASFLVLLNVQTVTAQAIPDSITNRIDSLFGKWTLGNSPGCAVGIVRNDSLIFAKGYGKANLEYGIFNTPGTLFHMASISKQFAGWSMILLAKQGKLKLDDDVRKYLPWFPDLKHKITIQHLLNHTSGIRDQWQLLAISGTRLDDVITQAHVVKILSQQRALNFTPGEEYSYSNSGFTMLAEIVKSVTGQTLRQFTDSAIFKPLGMASTHFHDDNSEIERGRAYSYNRKDSAHFSNAILSYSVAGATSLFTTVNDMSRWAMNFYSHHSGDQRDIDLLTHQGKLNSGKLLDYANGIAVGKHNGWREFSHGGADAGFRTYLTVFPDNKMAFMVFSNLGDFDPGGMAYAIADLFIKDSSLKKVEKKAPRDSAAAVLKNPAVWKKFLGDYIGNDGLPFNFYVKGNSLYYRVFDETNFLIPEQKDTFSIPAAPEIKFRFSIKGKDTLADVFTPSKTYHVKKYIVDSLRSDAFLKAYTGKYYSKELDCSYSIILKNHHLYLTNAKYDDARLNLIGTEHLTNENWWINHVKMIRDSNKTIKGFEVNSGRIQHLRFDKIK
- a CDS encoding alpha/beta hydrolase-fold protein, translating into MRKVHLLLWTIFACSMGSAQSGNSIVIGKIDSVSSKILKEQRKIWVYVPDGGPVGQYAAQRYPVLYLLDGDAHFFSVVGMVQQLSTVNGNMICPEMIVVGIPNTDRTRDLTPTHVDADPPYMDSAFSKTSGGGSNFIAFIEKELIPYIESKYPTQPYRMLIGHSFGGLTVMNTFVHYTKLFNSYVCIDPSMWWDHQKLLLESKKVLAERKFPNTALYLGIANTMDDGMDIKNIRKDTAGSSKHIRSILDLSSYFEQNKQNGLKYKGKYYSEDSHCSVPLITEYDALRFIFDFYPMKITGKDFEDTTAAFSRKLDGHYTKVSQKMGYKVAPPEMMINSIGYEALALKQYKKAESFFSLNVANYPESGNVYDSMGDYYEAVRAKEMAIDFYKKALSISGNPETRKKLEKLQQ
- a CDS encoding fasciclin domain-containing protein; this translates as MKKIVLGLVGMAILSSAMVMATAVNNIKIDTTAVYPQALKDVVDITIGSPDHTTLVAAVKAAGLVETLKSAGPFTVFAPTNAAFNALPKGTVEGLLKPESKSALTNVLTYHVVAGAVKAADLKDGQKIKTLQGEELTVSIKGGKVKINGATVSAADLTGSNGVVHVINAVMLPKN
- a CDS encoding nuclear transport factor 2 family protein; the protein is MKNTDLIKEMYANFSTGNVPAVLALYDPTIEWRECMGMPFVEGDGIFIGPDAVVANVFMKIGEYFDGFNIAVTDIFGEGDKVAMVGYYQGTNKATGKPFKANAAHIWTLKDGKVTHFFQAVDTALLAK
- a CDS encoding heparan-alpha-glucosaminide N-acetyltransferase domain-containing protein gives rise to the protein MASINLLRGVIIIIMALDHCRSYFHAPAQVLDSMDLETTSPILFGTRWITHLCVSIFVFLSGISAWLQHEWKTTRELSSFLITRGLC
- a CDS encoding c-type cytochrome translates to MLKKIFKWAGVILLLFILVLSATVLMRQHLKYDAPYPSGIKASKDSAVLARGKYLVYGPAHCADCHGAAGTEDLVDKGQEVALTGGKVFDLPIGKIYPRNITSDDETGIGKLTDAQIARSLRYGVGYDGRAMFNFMPFHNTSDEDLTAIISYVRSMQPVKHKVPDHAYNLLGKVIKAFVLKPVGPDGEVLQTIQPDSTVEYGKYLATSVANCRGCHTNRDLKTGAFIGKDFSGGFQMEEKGFTFHTPNLTPDKKTGHLTGWSEEVFLQRFRKGKVYPQSPMPWGPFGRMSDTEIKAIYRYLLSVEPVDNKIAMIVEEKN